Proteins encoded within one genomic window of Brassica napus cultivar Da-Ae unplaced genomic scaffold, Da-Ae ScsIHWf_2397;HRSCAF=3098, whole genome shotgun sequence:
- the LOC125600807 gene encoding uncharacterized protein LOC125600807: MDTQETSLGVTRVLREERPSSKIVTIAGYSVIKGRGEPYESSVFEAAGYKWRLVLHVGRAGYISLYVRIEETETIPYGLEVNVDLKLLVHVPKLDKYLTVTDGAVKRFNAEKKEWGFEQLIDLASFENTNEGYIVQDTCSFGAEIFIVKPAKVQEKVTFISNPPRNVFTWEIPHFSDMEDKFYYSDDFLVEDRYWRLGFNPKGGSALPIYLYAQGFRPDAVATNTWGAVNLRLKNQRSTNHRQIYSAAWYPIRSGYGVGVNNIILLADLNDASKGYLVNDAIIFEAEMVKVTVTNIVSV, translated from the exons ATGGATACTCAGGAAACGAGTTTAG GAGTGACAAGAGTGTTGAGAGAAGAACGACCATCGAGTAAGATAGTGACGATAGCTGGCTATTCCGTGATTAAGGGGAGAGGCGAACCCTACGAGTCCTCTGTTTTTGAAGCTGCTGGTTACAAATG gAGACTAGTTTTGCACGTCGGTAGAGCTGGCTATATATCACTATACGTGAGGATCGAAGAGACTGAAACTATTCCCTATGGTTTGGAAGTCAATGTTGATCTCAAACTCCTTGTTCACGTTCCAAAGCTAGACAAGTACTTGACCGTCACAG ATGGAGCAGTGAAGAGATTCAACGCAGAGAAAAAAGAGTGGGGGTTCGAACAATTGATTGATCTTGCAAGTTTCGAAAACACAAACGAAGGGTACATTGTTCAAGACACTTGTTCTTTTGGTGCCGAGATCTTCATCGTTAAACCGGCCAAGGTACAAGAGAAGGTCACGTTCATATCAAACCCTCCACGCAATGTATTTACTTGGGAGATACCTCATTTCTCTGACATGGAAGATAAGTTCTACTATTCTGATGATTTTCTCGTGGAAGACCGATACTG GAGATTAGGGTTTAACCCGAAAGGTGGGAGTGCACTTCCAATCTATTTATATGCTCAAGGCTTTAGGCCAGACGCAGTCGCTACAAACACTTGGGGAGCGGTTAATCTGCGGTTAAAGAATCAACGAAGCACCAACCATAGACAAATATATT ctgcAGCTTGGTACCCTATTCGAAGCGGTTATGGCGTGGGAGTAAACAATATCATATTGTTAGCAGATTTAAACGATGCATCAAAGGGGTATTTGGTGAATGATGCTATTATCTTCGAAGCTGAAATGGTTAAGGTCACTGTGACCAACATCGTCTCCGTTTAA
- the LOC125600795 gene encoding mavicyanin-like, whose amino-acid sequence MAARIVVALACIVVIIRLSEAAVYKVGDSAGWTTIANVDYKLWASTKTFHIGDTVLFEYNPQFHNVMRVTHAMYRSCNNSNPISTFTTGNDSVTLTNHGHHFFFCGVPGHCQAGQKLDLNVINPTSSRPLSDPPISSDSSSPSSPPSTTTIPAAGVPGPSPSHAASLPNSAVAVVAALVSCLFANFAY is encoded by the exons ATGGCGGCGAGGATAGTGGTGGCTTTGGCATGTATAGTGGTGATCATAAGGCTGAGTGAAGCGGCGGTGTACAAAGTCGGCGACTCAGCAGGCTGGACAACCATAGCCAACGTAGATTATAAGCTATGGGCCTCAACCAAAACTTTCCACATTGGTGATACCGTCT TGTTCGAATACAACCCACAATTCCACAACGTAATGAGAGTGACACACGCAATGTACAGAAGCTGCAACAACTCAAACCCAATCTCCACCTTCACCACTGGCAATGACTCAGTCACACTCACCAATCACGGCCACCATTTCTTCTTCTGTGGCGTTCCTGGCCATTGTCAGGCCGGTCAGAAGCTCGACCTCAACGTCATTAACCCCACCTCCTCCAGGCCACTCTCTGATCCACCAATCTCCTCGGATTCGTCCTCCCCCTCTTCTCCTCCGTCCACTACTACGATTCCTGCCGCCGGAGTCCCCGGTCCATCTCCTAGCCACGCTGCTTCTCTCCCGAATTCGGCCGTAGCTGTGGTGGCTGCCCTTGTCTCTTGTCTCTTTGCAAATTTTGCTTATTGA